A region from the Kryptolebias marmoratus isolate JLee-2015 linkage group LG9, ASM164957v2, whole genome shotgun sequence genome encodes:
- the LOC108240551 gene encoding T-cell surface antigen CD2-like isoform X2, with product METVFGLMLMLIAVCHGVETSCDGRQDGARCYGALGGAVDLQLMDASEIKRFQWKKGGTLILQWKNNQIMSNIIENRSLFIPSNGTFRINNLSRNDSGEYKLVIFDSNGTETGQRTLQMLIQAPVSSVQLVSECSSQGHMKVSCSSEGGDSPQYSWTLDGHTLTDSELLFRNNETNIIVLRQNVSGRLTCSVRNHVSNLSKQLLWDQPVAADCGFIFINCTSNGTHISEWVFKENNTLCVEPTTTTTTTTTGPHSTVEQLPIVAGVLSALVICLIVGIAVICTQRKKTKNNAEEDDQELTYADINIVQQRGRRAEQRAMEEEVEYGQVKISTRPRQSEPVMDDTVYAQVRKAR from the exons ATGGAAACTGTGTTTGGACTGATGCTGATGTTGATCGCAGTTTGTCACG gTGTAGAAACTTCCTGTGATGGCAGACAGGATGGAGCTCGGTGTTATGGAGCTTTGGGAGGAGCTGTGGACCTCCAGCTGATGGATGCCTCAGAGATAAAAAGATTCCAGTGGAAAAAGGGTGGCACACTGATACTTCAATGGAAAAACAACCAGATTATGTCTAATATCATAGAGAACAGATCTCTCTTTATTCCCAGTAATGGAACATTTAGGATCAATAATCTGAGCAGGAATGACAGTGGTGAATATAAACTTGTAATATTTGACTCAAATGGAACGGAAACAGGACAGAGGACTCTGCAGATGTTGATTCAAG CTCCTGTGTCTTCTGTCCAGCTGGTCTCTGAGTGTTCGTCTCAGGGACACATGAAGGTGTCCTGCTCCTCTGAGGGAGGGGACAGTCCTCAGTACAGCTGGACTCTGGATggacacacactgacagactctgagctcctcTTCAGGAATAATGAGACTAACATCATCGTTCTGAGACAAAACGTCTCAGGACGTCTGACCTGCTCAGTCAGGAATCATGTCAGTAATTTGTCCAAACAATTACTGTGGGATCAACCTGTGGCAGCTGACTGTG gcTTCATATTCATTAACTGCACATCTAATGGGACACACATATCTGAGTgggtgtttaaagaaaataacaccCTGTGTGTcgaaccaacaacaacaacaacaacaacaacaacaggtcCACACAGTACTGTGG AGCAGCTGCCGATAGTGGCCGGTGTTTTATCAGCGCTGgtcatttgtttaattgttgGCATAGCAGTTATCTGCacccagaggaaaaaaacaaaaaacaacg CGGAGGAAGACGACCAGGAGCTGACCTACGCTGACATCAATATTGTGCAGCAGAGGGGGAGGCGAGCGGAGCAAAGAGcgatggaggaggaggtggagtaCGGACAGGTCAAGATTTCAACAAGGCCTCGTCAGAGCGAGCCAGTCATGGATGATACTGTGTACGCACAAGTCCGTAAAGCCAGGTGA
- the LOC108240552 gene encoding homeobox protein CHOX-CAD — translation MYPNSQSVRHPAQTLTLNSQYLPPAYDFTGFQHHVPGVVDPSASAWNPINAPREEFPFSFPGSSPSGGQVGFSFPELSSAPPAAGGGSLTPYGFISGQDPFSSRRRPPEPIRHTLPASRGKTRTKDKYRVVYTDHQRQELEKEFQLNRYITMRRKSELSMALGLSERQVKIWFQNRRAKERKMNKKRLQHSQQASTTTPTPPVLHGDAHLPSSPGTSSIMGDIKSEAY, via the exons ATGTACCCCAACTCCCAGTCGGTCCGACACCCGGCCCAGACGCTGACCCTGAACAGTCAGTACCTTCCGCCTGCGTATGACTTCACCGGTTTTCAGCATCACGTCCCGGGGGTCGTCGACCCGTCCGCGAGCGCCTGGAACCCCATCAACGCCCCGCGGGAGGAGTTTCCATTCAGCTTCCCGGGCTCGAGCCCCAGCGGCGGGCAGGTCGGCTTCTCCTTCCCGGAGCTGAGCAGCGCGCCCCCCGCTGCCGGAGGAGGGTCACTGACCCCCTACGGCTTCATCTCAGGACAGGACCCCTTCAGCTCCAGGAGGAGACCACCTGAGCCCATCAGACACACACTCCCAG CCTCACGAGGAAAGACTCGAACGAAGGACAAGTACAGGGTGGTGTACACTGACCACCAACggcaggagctggagaaggagttTCAGTTGAACCGCTACATCACCATGAGGAGGAAATCAGAGCTGTCGATGGCTCTTGGCCTCTCTGAGAGACAG GTTAAGATCTGGTTTCAGAACAGGCGAGCCAAGGAGAGGAAGATGAACAAGAAGAGGCTGCAGCATTCCCAGCAGGCCTCCACAACGACCCCCACCCCACCTGTGCTGCACGGCGACGCCCACCTTCCCAGCAGCCCCGGCACCAGCAGCATCATGGGGGATATAAAATCAGAGGCATACTAG
- the LOC108240551 gene encoding uncharacterized protein LOC108240551 isoform X1: protein METVFGLMLMLIAVCHGVETSCDGRQDGARCYGALGGAVDLQLMDASEIKRFQWKKGGTLILQWKNNQIMSNIIENRSLFIPSNGTFRINNLSRNDSGEYKLVIFDSNGTETGQRTLQMLIQAPVSSVQLVSECSSQGHMKVSCSSEGGDSPQYSWTLDGHTLTDSELLFRNNETNIIVLRQNVSGRLTCSVRNHVSNLSKQLLWDQPVAADCGFIFINCTSNGTHISEWVFKENNTLCVEPTTTTTTTTTGPHSTVGKETESNHSSTNNNQTNSDPPWYIKQLPIVAGVLSALVICLIVGIAVICTQRKKTKNNAEEDDQELTYADINIVQQRGRRAEQRAMEEEVEYGQVKISTRPRQSEPVMDDTVYAQVRKAR from the exons ATGGAAACTGTGTTTGGACTGATGCTGATGTTGATCGCAGTTTGTCACG gTGTAGAAACTTCCTGTGATGGCAGACAGGATGGAGCTCGGTGTTATGGAGCTTTGGGAGGAGCTGTGGACCTCCAGCTGATGGATGCCTCAGAGATAAAAAGATTCCAGTGGAAAAAGGGTGGCACACTGATACTTCAATGGAAAAACAACCAGATTATGTCTAATATCATAGAGAACAGATCTCTCTTTATTCCCAGTAATGGAACATTTAGGATCAATAATCTGAGCAGGAATGACAGTGGTGAATATAAACTTGTAATATTTGACTCAAATGGAACGGAAACAGGACAGAGGACTCTGCAGATGTTGATTCAAG CTCCTGTGTCTTCTGTCCAGCTGGTCTCTGAGTGTTCGTCTCAGGGACACATGAAGGTGTCCTGCTCCTCTGAGGGAGGGGACAGTCCTCAGTACAGCTGGACTCTGGATggacacacactgacagactctgagctcctcTTCAGGAATAATGAGACTAACATCATCGTTCTGAGACAAAACGTCTCAGGACGTCTGACCTGCTCAGTCAGGAATCATGTCAGTAATTTGTCCAAACAATTACTGTGGGATCAACCTGTGGCAGCTGACTGTG gcTTCATATTCATTAACTGCACATCTAATGGGACACACATATCTGAGTgggtgtttaaagaaaataacaccCTGTGTGTcgaaccaacaacaacaacaacaacaacaacaacaggtcCACACAGTACTGTGGGTAAGGAGACAGAGTCAAATCATTCCTCCACTAACAACAATCAAACCAACAGTGATCCTCCTTGGTACATTA AGCAGCTGCCGATAGTGGCCGGTGTTTTATCAGCGCTGgtcatttgtttaattgttgGCATAGCAGTTATCTGCacccagaggaaaaaaacaaaaaacaacg CGGAGGAAGACGACCAGGAGCTGACCTACGCTGACATCAATATTGTGCAGCAGAGGGGGAGGCGAGCGGAGCAAAGAGcgatggaggaggaggtggagtaCGGACAGGTCAAGATTTCAACAAGGCCTCGTCAGAGCGAGCCAGTCATGGATGATACTGTGTACGCACAAGTCCGTAAAGCCAGGTGA